One region of Candidatus Saccharibacteria bacterium genomic DNA includes:
- the carA gene encoding glutamine-hydrolyzing carbamoyl-phosphate synthase small subunit encodes MEQKVLKSRTVSTRTDRSERNVFFKQKPGRLTLGDGTVFEGTMPDWQSDSYDGEVVFGTGMTGYVESLTDPSFAGQILVFTYPLIGNYGVDLSAAESDRIQVRGVVVSEVAPHWSHGGGQLSLPEWLSAQGIPLLSGVDTRALTKYLRTRGVMAGTLSEKPVAPPKTVTIPMVSIAEPVVYNAGKDKKQVILVDCGLKENILRSLLALDLQVKRVPYNYDYSGEKYDGVVLSSGPGDPSDYTATIAITKKVLTGDKPLLGICLGNQIMALASGGTTYKLKFGHRGHNQPCQESTTKRCVITSQNHGYAIDEKTLPKEWRVSYRNLNDNSVEGIEHITKPFFSVQFHPEACHGPTDSADLFKKFGAML; translated from the coding sequence ATGGAGCAAAAAGTACTAAAATCACGCACTGTAAGCACACGCACTGATCGTTCCGAAAGGAACGTTTTTTTTAAGCAAAAACCGGGACGATTGACGTTGGGTGACGGGACAGTATTTGAGGGTACTATGCCGGACTGGCAAAGTGATTCTTATGACGGCGAAGTCGTGTTTGGTACTGGCATGACCGGATATGTCGAGTCGCTAACCGACCCATCGTTTGCGGGGCAAATCCTAGTGTTCACCTATCCGCTGATAGGCAACTATGGCGTCGATTTGTCTGCTGCAGAATCCGACCGAATCCAAGTGCGTGGTGTTGTTGTTTCGGAAGTTGCGCCGCACTGGAGCCACGGTGGCGGGCAGCTCTCTCTGCCAGAATGGCTGAGTGCCCAGGGTATACCGCTGCTCAGTGGTGTCGATACCCGTGCTCTTACCAAATATCTTCGCACCAGGGGTGTCATGGCCGGGACACTTAGCGAAAAGCCGGTTGCGCCACCAAAAACGGTTACTATCCCCATGGTTTCCATCGCAGAGCCTGTTGTGTACAACGCTGGAAAAGACAAAAAGCAAGTCATTTTAGTGGACTGTGGCCTCAAGGAAAACATTTTACGTTCACTGCTTGCGCTTGACCTCCAAGTGAAGCGCGTCCCATATAATTATGACTACTCAGGTGAAAAGTATGATGGTGTCGTGCTTTCGAGTGGTCCTGGCGACCCGTCAGATTACACCGCAACGATTGCTATAACCAAAAAGGTGCTCACCGGAGACAAACCCTTGCTCGGCATTTGCCTAGGTAACCAAATCATGGCACTTGCATCTGGAGGAACCACGTACAAACTGAAATTCGGCCATCGTGGTCACAACCAACCGTGCCAAGAAAGCACAACCAAGCGCTGCGTTATCACCAGTCAAAACCACGGGTATGCTATAGACGAGAAAACCTTGCCCAAAGAATGGCGCGTAAGCTACAGAAATCTCAATGACAATTCAGTTGAAGGCATTGAACACATAACCAAGCCGTTTTTCTCGGTGCAATTTCACCCAGAGGCCTGCCATGGCCCGACTGATTCTGCAGATTTGTTTAAAAAGTTCGGGGCGATGCTATGA